A stretch of the Macaca mulatta isolate MMU2019108-1 chromosome 16, T2T-MMU8v2.0, whole genome shotgun sequence genome encodes the following:
- the LLGL2 gene encoding LLGL scribble cell polarity complex component 2 isoform X5 yields the protein MRRFLRPGHDPVRERLKRDLFQFNKTVEHGFPHQPSALGYSPSLRILAIGTRSGAIKLYGAPGVEFMGLHRENNAVTQIHLLPGQCQLVTLLDDNSLHLWSLKVKGGASELQEDESFTLRGPPGAAPSATQITVVLPHSLCKLLYLGTESGNVFVVQLPAFRALEDRTISSDAVLQRLPEEARHRRVFEMVEALQEHPRDPNQILIGYSRGLVVIWDLQGSRVLYHFLSSQQLENIWWQRDGRLLVSCHSDGSYCQWPVSSDAQQPEPLRSLVPYGPFPCKAITKILWLTTRQGLPFTIFQGGMPRASYGDRHCISVIHDGQQTAFDFTSRVIDFTVLTEADPAAAFDDPYALVVLAEEELVVIDLQTAGWPPVQLPYLASLHCSAITCSHHVSNIPLKLWERIIAAGSQQNAHFSTMEWPIDGGTSLTPAPPQRDLLLTGHEDGTVRFWDASGVCLRLLYKLSTVRVFLTDTDPNENLSAQGEDEWPPLRKVGSFDPYSDDPRLGIQKIFLCKYSGYLAVAGTAGQVLVLELNDEAAEQAVEQVEADLLQDQEGYRWKGHERLAARSGPVRFEPGFQPFVLVQCQPPAVVTSLALHSEWRLVAFGTSHGFGLFDHQQRRQVFVKCTLHPSDQLALEGPLSRVKSLKKSLRQSFRRMRRSRVSSRKRRPAGTPGEVQEGSAKTERPGLQNMELAPVQRKIEARSAEDSFTGFVRTLYFADTYLRDSSRHCPSLWAGTNGGTIYAFSLRVPPAERRMDEPVRAEQAKEIQLMHRAPVVGILVLDGHSVPLPEPLEVAHDLSKSPDMQGSHQLLVVSEEQFKVFTLPKVSAKLKLKLTALEGSRVRRVSVAHFGSRRAEDYGEHHLAVLTNLGDIQVVSLPLLKPQVRYSCIRREDVSGIASCVFTKYGQGFYLISPSEFERFSLSTKWLVEPRCLVDSAETKNHRPGNGAGPKKVPSRARNSGTQSDGEEKQPGLVMERALLSDERASTGIHIERPWGAASAMAEQSEWLSGQAAR from the exons TGCCAGCTGGTCACCCTGCTGGATGACAACAGCCTGCACCTTTGGAGCCTGAAGGTCAAGGGCGGAGCATCGGAGCTACAGGAGGATGAGAGCTTCACACTGCGTGGCCCCCCAGG GGCTGCCCCCAGTGCCACACAGATCACCGTGGTCCTGCCCCATTCCTTGTGCAAACTGCTGTACCTGGGCACCGAGAGCGGCAACGTGTTTGTGGTGCAGCTGCCAGCTTTTCGCGCGCTGGAGGACCGGACCATCAGCTCGGACGCGGTGCTGCAGCG GTTGCCAGAGGAGGCCCGCCACCGGCGGGTGTTCGAGATGGTGGAGGCGCTGCAGGAGCACCCTCGAGACCCCAACCAGATCCTGATCGGCTACAGCCGAGGTCTTGTTGTCATCTGGGACCTGCAGGGCAGCCGTGTGCTCTACCACTTCCTCAGCAGCCAG CAACTGGAGAACATCTGGTGGCAGCGGGACGGCCGCCTACTCGTCAGCTGTCACTCCGATGGCAGCTACTGCCAGTGGCCCGTGTCCAGCGACGCCCAGCAACCAGAGCCCCTCCGCAGCCTCGTGCCTTACG GTCCCTTTCCTTGCAAAGCGATTACCAAAATCCTCTGGCTGACCACTAGGCAGGG GTTGCCCTTCACCATCTTCCAGGGCGGCATGCCACGGGCCAGCTACGGGGACCGCCACTGCATCTCAGTGATCCACGATGGCCAGCAGACGGCCTTCGACTTCACCTCCCGTGTCATCGACTTTACTGTCCTCACAGAGGCGGACCCTGCAGCCG CCTTTGACGACCCCTATGCCCTGGTGGTGCTGGCTGAGGAGGAGCTGGTGGTGATTGACCTGCAGACAGCAGGCTGGCCACCGGTCCAGCTGCCCTACCTGGCTTCCCTGCACTGTTCCGCCATCACCTGCTCCCACCACGTCTCCAACATCCCCCTGAAGCTGTGGGAGCGGATCATTGCCGCCGGCAGCCAGCAGAATGCGCACTTCTCCACCATG GAGTGGCCAATTGACGGTGGCACCAGCCTGactccagccccaccccagagGGATCTGCTGCTCACAGG GCACGAGGATGGCACGGTGCGGTTCTGGGATGCCTCAGGTGTCTGCTTGCGGCTGCTGTACAAACTCAGCACAGTGCGCGTGTTCCTCACCGACACGGACCCCAACGAGAACCTCAGTGCCCAGGGCGAGGACGAGTGGCCCCCACTCCGCAAG GTGGGCTCCTTTGACCCCTACAGTGATGACCCCCGGCTGGGCATCCAGAAGATCTTCCTCTGCAAGTACAGTGGCTACCTGGCTGTGGCAGGCACGGCAGGGCAG GTGCTGGTACTGGAACTGAATGATGAGGCAGCAGAGCAGGCTGTGGAGCAGGTGGAGGCCGACCTGCTGCAAGACCAAGAGGGCTACCGCTGGAAGGGGCACGAGCGCCTGGCAGCCCGCTCAGGGCCTGTGCGCTTTGAGCCTGGCTTTCAGCCCTTCGTGTTGGTGCAGTGCCAGCCCCCGGCTGTGGTCACCTCCTTGGCCCTGCACTCTGAGTGGCGGCTCGTGGCCTTTGGCACCAGCCATGGCTTTGGCCTCTTTGACCACCAGCAGCGGCGGCAGGTCTTTGTTAA GTGCACGCTGCACCCCAGTGACCAGCTGGCCTTGGAGGGCCCATTGTCCCGCGTCAAGTCCCTCAAGAAGTCCTTGCGTCAGTCATTCCGCCGGATGCGTCGGAGCCGGGTGTCCAGCCGGAAGCGGCGCCCGGCTGGCACCCCAGGAGAG GTGCAGGAGGGGAGCGCCAAGACTGAGCGGCCGGGCCTCCAGAACATGGAGCTGGCACCTGTGCAGCGCAAGATCGAGGCTCGCTCGGCAGAGGACTCCTTCACAGGCTTCGTCCGGACCCTGTACTTTGCTGACACCTACCTGAGGGACA GCTCCCGCCACTGCCCCTCGCTGTGGGCTGGCACCAACGGGGGCACCATCTATGCCTTCTCCCTGCGTGTGCCCCCCGCTGAGCGGAGAATGGATGAGCCCGTGCGGGCAGAGCAGG CCAAGGAGATCCAGCTGATGCACCGGGCGCCGGTGGTGGGCATCCTGGTGCTCGACGGACACAGCGTACCCCTTCCCGAGCCCCTCGAAGTGGCCCATGATCTGTCGAAGAGCCCTGACATGCAGGGAAGCCACCAGCTGCTCGTTGTGTCGGAGGAGCAGTTCAAG GTGTTCACGCTGCCCAAGGTGAGTGCCAAGCTGAAGCTGAAGCTGACGGCCCTGGAGGGCTCAAGGGTGAGGCGGGTCAGCGTGGCCCACTTCGGCAGTCGTCGAGCTGAGGACTATGGGGAGCACCACCTGGCAGTCCTCACCAATCTGGGTGACATCCAGGTGGTGTCGCTGCCACTGCTCAAGCCCCAGGTGCGCTACAGCTGCATCCGCCGGGAGGACGTCAGTGGCATCGCCTCCTGCGTCTTCACCAAATATGGCCAAG GCTTCTACCTGATCTCACCCTCGGAGTTCGAGCGCTTCTCTCTCTCCACCAAGTGGCTGGTGGAGCCCCGGTGTCTGGTGGATTCAGCAGAAACCAAGAACCACCGCCCTGGTAACGGGGCAGGCCCCAAGAAGGTGCCGAGCCGAGCCAG GAACTCAGGGACTCAGAGTGATGGCGAGG AGAAGCAGCCCGGCTTGGTGATGGAGCGCGCTCTGCTCAGTGATGAGA GAGCCTCAACTGGCATTCACATCGAGCGGCCATGGGGCgcagcctcagcaatggcggag CAGAGTGAGTGGCTGAGCGGCCAGGCTGCACGATGA
- the LLGL2 gene encoding LLGL scribble cell polarity complex component 2 isoform X4: MRRFLRPGHDPVRERLKRDLFQFNKTVEHGFPHQPSALGYSPSLRILAIGTRSGAIKLYGAPGVEFMGLHRENNAVTQIHLLPGQCQLVTLLDDNSLHLWSLKVKGGASELQEDESFTLRGPPGAAPSATQITVVLPHSLCKLLYLGTESGNVFVVQLPAFRALEDRTISSDAVLQRLPEEARHRRVFEMVEALQEHPRDPNQILIGYSRGLVVIWDLQGSRVLYHFLSSQQLENIWWQRDGRLLVSCHSDGSYCQWPVSSDAQQPEPLRSLVPYGPFPCKAITKILWLTTRQGLPFTIFQGGMPRASYGDRHCISVIHDGQQTAFDFTSRVIDFTVLTEADPAAAFDDPYALVVLAEEELVVIDLQTAGWPPVQLPYLASLHCSAITCSHHVSNIPLKLWERIIAAGSQQNAHFSTMEWPIDGGTSLTPAPPQRDLLLTGHEDGTVRFWDASGVCLRLLYKLSTVRVFLTDTDPNENLSAQGEDEWPPLRKVGSFDPYSDDPRLGIQKIFLCKYSGYLAVAGTAGQVLVLELNDEAAEQAVEQVEADLLQDQEGYRWKGHERLAARSGPVRFEPGFQPFVLVQCQPPAVVTSLALHSEWRLVAFGTSHGFGLFDHQQRRQVFVKCTLHPSDQLALEGPLSRVKSLKKSLRQSFRRMRRSRVSSRKRRPAGTPGEVQEGSAKTERPGLQNMELAPVQRKIEARSAEDSFTGFVRTLYFADTYLRDSSRHCPSLWAGTNGGTIYAFSLRVPPAERRMDEPVRAEQAKEIQLMHRAPVVGILVLDGHSVPLPEPLEVAHDLSKSPDMQGSHQLLVVSEEQFKVFTLPKVSAKLKLKLTALEGSRVRRVSVAHFGSRRAEDYGEHHLAVLTNLGDIQVVSLPLLKPQVRYSCIRREDVSGIASCVFTKYGQGFYLISPSEFERFSLSTKWLVEPRCLVDSAETKNHRPGNGAGPKKVPSRARNSGTQSDGEEKQPGLVMERALLSDERVLKEIQSTLEGDRGSLNWHSHRAAMGRSLSNGGE, translated from the exons TGCCAGCTGGTCACCCTGCTGGATGACAACAGCCTGCACCTTTGGAGCCTGAAGGTCAAGGGCGGAGCATCGGAGCTACAGGAGGATGAGAGCTTCACACTGCGTGGCCCCCCAGG GGCTGCCCCCAGTGCCACACAGATCACCGTGGTCCTGCCCCATTCCTTGTGCAAACTGCTGTACCTGGGCACCGAGAGCGGCAACGTGTTTGTGGTGCAGCTGCCAGCTTTTCGCGCGCTGGAGGACCGGACCATCAGCTCGGACGCGGTGCTGCAGCG GTTGCCAGAGGAGGCCCGCCACCGGCGGGTGTTCGAGATGGTGGAGGCGCTGCAGGAGCACCCTCGAGACCCCAACCAGATCCTGATCGGCTACAGCCGAGGTCTTGTTGTCATCTGGGACCTGCAGGGCAGCCGTGTGCTCTACCACTTCCTCAGCAGCCAG CAACTGGAGAACATCTGGTGGCAGCGGGACGGCCGCCTACTCGTCAGCTGTCACTCCGATGGCAGCTACTGCCAGTGGCCCGTGTCCAGCGACGCCCAGCAACCAGAGCCCCTCCGCAGCCTCGTGCCTTACG GTCCCTTTCCTTGCAAAGCGATTACCAAAATCCTCTGGCTGACCACTAGGCAGGG GTTGCCCTTCACCATCTTCCAGGGCGGCATGCCACGGGCCAGCTACGGGGACCGCCACTGCATCTCAGTGATCCACGATGGCCAGCAGACGGCCTTCGACTTCACCTCCCGTGTCATCGACTTTACTGTCCTCACAGAGGCGGACCCTGCAGCCG CCTTTGACGACCCCTATGCCCTGGTGGTGCTGGCTGAGGAGGAGCTGGTGGTGATTGACCTGCAGACAGCAGGCTGGCCACCGGTCCAGCTGCCCTACCTGGCTTCCCTGCACTGTTCCGCCATCACCTGCTCCCACCACGTCTCCAACATCCCCCTGAAGCTGTGGGAGCGGATCATTGCCGCCGGCAGCCAGCAGAATGCGCACTTCTCCACCATG GAGTGGCCAATTGACGGTGGCACCAGCCTGactccagccccaccccagagGGATCTGCTGCTCACAGG GCACGAGGATGGCACGGTGCGGTTCTGGGATGCCTCAGGTGTCTGCTTGCGGCTGCTGTACAAACTCAGCACAGTGCGCGTGTTCCTCACCGACACGGACCCCAACGAGAACCTCAGTGCCCAGGGCGAGGACGAGTGGCCCCCACTCCGCAAG GTGGGCTCCTTTGACCCCTACAGTGATGACCCCCGGCTGGGCATCCAGAAGATCTTCCTCTGCAAGTACAGTGGCTACCTGGCTGTGGCAGGCACGGCAGGGCAG GTGCTGGTACTGGAACTGAATGATGAGGCAGCAGAGCAGGCTGTGGAGCAGGTGGAGGCCGACCTGCTGCAAGACCAAGAGGGCTACCGCTGGAAGGGGCACGAGCGCCTGGCAGCCCGCTCAGGGCCTGTGCGCTTTGAGCCTGGCTTTCAGCCCTTCGTGTTGGTGCAGTGCCAGCCCCCGGCTGTGGTCACCTCCTTGGCCCTGCACTCTGAGTGGCGGCTCGTGGCCTTTGGCACCAGCCATGGCTTTGGCCTCTTTGACCACCAGCAGCGGCGGCAGGTCTTTGTTAA GTGCACGCTGCACCCCAGTGACCAGCTGGCCTTGGAGGGCCCATTGTCCCGCGTCAAGTCCCTCAAGAAGTCCTTGCGTCAGTCATTCCGCCGGATGCGTCGGAGCCGGGTGTCCAGCCGGAAGCGGCGCCCGGCTGGCACCCCAGGAGAG GTGCAGGAGGGGAGCGCCAAGACTGAGCGGCCGGGCCTCCAGAACATGGAGCTGGCACCTGTGCAGCGCAAGATCGAGGCTCGCTCGGCAGAGGACTCCTTCACAGGCTTCGTCCGGACCCTGTACTTTGCTGACACCTACCTGAGGGACA GCTCCCGCCACTGCCCCTCGCTGTGGGCTGGCACCAACGGGGGCACCATCTATGCCTTCTCCCTGCGTGTGCCCCCCGCTGAGCGGAGAATGGATGAGCCCGTGCGGGCAGAGCAGG CCAAGGAGATCCAGCTGATGCACCGGGCGCCGGTGGTGGGCATCCTGGTGCTCGACGGACACAGCGTACCCCTTCCCGAGCCCCTCGAAGTGGCCCATGATCTGTCGAAGAGCCCTGACATGCAGGGAAGCCACCAGCTGCTCGTTGTGTCGGAGGAGCAGTTCAAG GTGTTCACGCTGCCCAAGGTGAGTGCCAAGCTGAAGCTGAAGCTGACGGCCCTGGAGGGCTCAAGGGTGAGGCGGGTCAGCGTGGCCCACTTCGGCAGTCGTCGAGCTGAGGACTATGGGGAGCACCACCTGGCAGTCCTCACCAATCTGGGTGACATCCAGGTGGTGTCGCTGCCACTGCTCAAGCCCCAGGTGCGCTACAGCTGCATCCGCCGGGAGGACGTCAGTGGCATCGCCTCCTGCGTCTTCACCAAATATGGCCAAG GCTTCTACCTGATCTCACCCTCGGAGTTCGAGCGCTTCTCTCTCTCCACCAAGTGGCTGGTGGAGCCCCGGTGTCTGGTGGATTCAGCAGAAACCAAGAACCACCGCCCTGGTAACGGGGCAGGCCCCAAGAAGGTGCCGAGCCGAGCCAG GAACTCAGGGACTCAGAGTGATGGCGAGG AGAAGCAGCCCGGCTTGGTGATGGAGCGCGCTCTGCTCAGTGATGAGA GAGTCCTGAAGGAAATCCAGAGCACACTGGAGGGAGACCGCGG GAGCCTCAACTGGCATTCACATCGAGCGGCCATGGGGCgcagcctcagcaatggcggag AGTGA
- the LLGL2 gene encoding LLGL scribble cell polarity complex component 2 isoform X8 has protein sequence MLPSLCPRQCQLVTLLDDNSLHLWSLKVKGGASELQEDESFTLRGPPGAAPSATQITVVLPHSLCKLLYLGTESGNVFVVQLPAFRALEDRTISSDAVLQRLPEEARHRRVFEMVEALQEHPRDPNQILIGYSRGLVVIWDLQGSRVLYHFLSSQQLENIWWQRDGRLLVSCHSDGSYCQWPVSSDAQQPEPLRSLVPYGPFPCKAITKILWLTTRQGLPFTIFQGGMPRASYGDRHCISVIHDGQQTAFDFTSRVIDFTVLTEADPAAAFDDPYALVVLAEEELVVIDLQTAGWPPVQLPYLASLHCSAITCSHHVSNIPLKLWERIIAAGSQQNAHFSTMEWPIDGGTSLTPAPPQRDLLLTGHEDGTVRFWDASGVCLRLLYKLSTVRVFLTDTDPNENLSAQGEDEWPPLRKVGSFDPYSDDPRLGIQKIFLCKYSGYLAVAGTAGQVLVLELNDEAAEQAVEQVEADLLQDQEGYRWKGHERLAARSGPVRFEPGFQPFVLVQCQPPAVVTSLALHSEWRLVAFGTSHGFGLFDHQQRRQVFVKCTLHPSDQLALEGPLSRVKSLKKSLRQSFRRMRRSRVSSRKRRPAGTPGEVQEGSAKTERPGLQNMELAPVQRKIEARSAEDSFTGFVRTLYFADTYLRDSSRHCPSLWAGTNGGTIYAFSLRVPPAERRMDEPVRAEQAKEIQLMHRAPVVGILVLDGHSVPLPEPLEVAHDLSKSPDMQGSHQLLVVSEEQFKVFTLPKVSAKLKLKLTALEGSRVRRVSVAHFGSRRAEDYGEHHLAVLTNLGDIQVVSLPLLKPQVRYSCIRREDVSGIASCVFTKYGQGFYLISPSEFERFSLSTKWLVEPRCLVDSAETKNHRPGNGAGPKKVPSRARNSGTQSDGEEKQPGLVMERALLSDERVLKEIQSTLEGDRGSLNWHSHRAAMGRSLSNGGAE, from the exons ATGCTCCCATCCCTGTGCCCTCGCCAGTGCCAGCTGGTCACCCTGCTGGATGACAACAGCCTGCACCTTTGGAGCCTGAAGGTCAAGGGCGGAGCATCGGAGCTACAGGAGGATGAGAGCTTCACACTGCGTGGCCCCCCAGG GGCTGCCCCCAGTGCCACACAGATCACCGTGGTCCTGCCCCATTCCTTGTGCAAACTGCTGTACCTGGGCACCGAGAGCGGCAACGTGTTTGTGGTGCAGCTGCCAGCTTTTCGCGCGCTGGAGGACCGGACCATCAGCTCGGACGCGGTGCTGCAGCG GTTGCCAGAGGAGGCCCGCCACCGGCGGGTGTTCGAGATGGTGGAGGCGCTGCAGGAGCACCCTCGAGACCCCAACCAGATCCTGATCGGCTACAGCCGAGGTCTTGTTGTCATCTGGGACCTGCAGGGCAGCCGTGTGCTCTACCACTTCCTCAGCAGCCAG CAACTGGAGAACATCTGGTGGCAGCGGGACGGCCGCCTACTCGTCAGCTGTCACTCCGATGGCAGCTACTGCCAGTGGCCCGTGTCCAGCGACGCCCAGCAACCAGAGCCCCTCCGCAGCCTCGTGCCTTACG GTCCCTTTCCTTGCAAAGCGATTACCAAAATCCTCTGGCTGACCACTAGGCAGGG GTTGCCCTTCACCATCTTCCAGGGCGGCATGCCACGGGCCAGCTACGGGGACCGCCACTGCATCTCAGTGATCCACGATGGCCAGCAGACGGCCTTCGACTTCACCTCCCGTGTCATCGACTTTACTGTCCTCACAGAGGCGGACCCTGCAGCCG CCTTTGACGACCCCTATGCCCTGGTGGTGCTGGCTGAGGAGGAGCTGGTGGTGATTGACCTGCAGACAGCAGGCTGGCCACCGGTCCAGCTGCCCTACCTGGCTTCCCTGCACTGTTCCGCCATCACCTGCTCCCACCACGTCTCCAACATCCCCCTGAAGCTGTGGGAGCGGATCATTGCCGCCGGCAGCCAGCAGAATGCGCACTTCTCCACCATG GAGTGGCCAATTGACGGTGGCACCAGCCTGactccagccccaccccagagGGATCTGCTGCTCACAGG GCACGAGGATGGCACGGTGCGGTTCTGGGATGCCTCAGGTGTCTGCTTGCGGCTGCTGTACAAACTCAGCACAGTGCGCGTGTTCCTCACCGACACGGACCCCAACGAGAACCTCAGTGCCCAGGGCGAGGACGAGTGGCCCCCACTCCGCAAG GTGGGCTCCTTTGACCCCTACAGTGATGACCCCCGGCTGGGCATCCAGAAGATCTTCCTCTGCAAGTACAGTGGCTACCTGGCTGTGGCAGGCACGGCAGGGCAG GTGCTGGTACTGGAACTGAATGATGAGGCAGCAGAGCAGGCTGTGGAGCAGGTGGAGGCCGACCTGCTGCAAGACCAAGAGGGCTACCGCTGGAAGGGGCACGAGCGCCTGGCAGCCCGCTCAGGGCCTGTGCGCTTTGAGCCTGGCTTTCAGCCCTTCGTGTTGGTGCAGTGCCAGCCCCCGGCTGTGGTCACCTCCTTGGCCCTGCACTCTGAGTGGCGGCTCGTGGCCTTTGGCACCAGCCATGGCTTTGGCCTCTTTGACCACCAGCAGCGGCGGCAGGTCTTTGTTAA GTGCACGCTGCACCCCAGTGACCAGCTGGCCTTGGAGGGCCCATTGTCCCGCGTCAAGTCCCTCAAGAAGTCCTTGCGTCAGTCATTCCGCCGGATGCGTCGGAGCCGGGTGTCCAGCCGGAAGCGGCGCCCGGCTGGCACCCCAGGAGAG GTGCAGGAGGGGAGCGCCAAGACTGAGCGGCCGGGCCTCCAGAACATGGAGCTGGCACCTGTGCAGCGCAAGATCGAGGCTCGCTCGGCAGAGGACTCCTTCACAGGCTTCGTCCGGACCCTGTACTTTGCTGACACCTACCTGAGGGACA GCTCCCGCCACTGCCCCTCGCTGTGGGCTGGCACCAACGGGGGCACCATCTATGCCTTCTCCCTGCGTGTGCCCCCCGCTGAGCGGAGAATGGATGAGCCCGTGCGGGCAGAGCAGG CCAAGGAGATCCAGCTGATGCACCGGGCGCCGGTGGTGGGCATCCTGGTGCTCGACGGACACAGCGTACCCCTTCCCGAGCCCCTCGAAGTGGCCCATGATCTGTCGAAGAGCCCTGACATGCAGGGAAGCCACCAGCTGCTCGTTGTGTCGGAGGAGCAGTTCAAG GTGTTCACGCTGCCCAAGGTGAGTGCCAAGCTGAAGCTGAAGCTGACGGCCCTGGAGGGCTCAAGGGTGAGGCGGGTCAGCGTGGCCCACTTCGGCAGTCGTCGAGCTGAGGACTATGGGGAGCACCACCTGGCAGTCCTCACCAATCTGGGTGACATCCAGGTGGTGTCGCTGCCACTGCTCAAGCCCCAGGTGCGCTACAGCTGCATCCGCCGGGAGGACGTCAGTGGCATCGCCTCCTGCGTCTTCACCAAATATGGCCAAG GCTTCTACCTGATCTCACCCTCGGAGTTCGAGCGCTTCTCTCTCTCCACCAAGTGGCTGGTGGAGCCCCGGTGTCTGGTGGATTCAGCAGAAACCAAGAACCACCGCCCTGGTAACGGGGCAGGCCCCAAGAAGGTGCCGAGCCGAGCCAG GAACTCAGGGACTCAGAGTGATGGCGAGG AGAAGCAGCCCGGCTTGGTGATGGAGCGCGCTCTGCTCAGTGATGAGA GAGTCCTGAAGGAAATCCAGAGCACACTGGAGGGAGACCGCGG GAGCCTCAACTGGCATTCACATCGAGCGGCCATGGGGCgcagcctcagcaatggcggag CAGAGTGA